The genomic region TTTCGTGCGCGAGCACGAGCGCGACGCGGAACCGCCAGTTGACCTGCTTGGACGCCTTCAGCAGCGCCTGGTACTCGGCCTCGGAGAGAACGACCCGGACGGGGTTCTTCTCCGTGGGGATCTTGAGTCCCCTGAACGGGTTCGCCACGAGGAGCGGGCGGCCGCGTTCGTCCTTGGACTTGGCGGCCCAGTTGAAGACCGCGATCAGGAACCTGAGGTCGCATTCGATCATGCGGTCCGACACGGGCCTTCCGCTCGGTCCGATCCTTCCCGAGCGCCGCGCGAGTATGAACCGGTCCCAGTCCCTCTGTGAGAGTGTCGCGGGATCGCGGTTCCGTCCGTAGAGCCCGAGGAACATCCTCATCGCGGTCCGGTCGTGGCGCTGCGTGTGGATGCCCTTGGTGGGCGTCACCTCTTCACCGTAGATGTCAAAGAGCGTCTCCAGCGTGAGCGGTCCGGGGTCGGCGTCCTTCTGCTTGCCGTTCGGCTCCGGCTTCGCGAACCCGGCGGCGGCCTCGTCGGCCTGCCGCTTCGCGCGCCTCCAGTCGCGGTGCTTTAGCGACCGGGTGAGCCTGCGCCCGTTTTCCCGCCACTCTATCTGGAAGAGGCCGGTCTTGGGGTCTGGGAACACCCTGACCCGGTTGCGGCCCCATTCTCCGGCGCTGTAGGAGCGCCTGTCACGTTTCGTGCGTGCCATCTTCCATTCCTCTCCGGATGATGGACTGCACGATCTGCTCGTTGGAAACATCGCGGCGGGCGGCGCTCTCCGCCAGTCGCGGGCCGGACGGCGCCTTGAGGGGCAGGTGCCGGCGCAAGATCCTGGGCGCGTTGGGCCTTCCGGCGTTGGGGATCTTGCCTTCCCGCACGAGGCGGCCCAGATGGTCCTTCGAGTATCCGCTCTCGTGAGCGGCTTCGACGAGCGAGAACGTGGTCTCGTCCTGCTCGCGCATCGTGGCTTCGAGGTCGTCGGCGCACCGCTCGATCGCCGTGGCCGGGGTCTCGCCCCCGTAGCGGCGGAGCGCCTTGGCCTGCTTGCGCCAGTCGGCGGGCAGGCCCTCGACGGACGCGGGCTCGTTCTTCTTTCGGCGCCTGCGGGTCATTTCCATTCTCCTTGCCTATCCTGATGGAGCGCGTCGGCGAGGCCGGGATCGCCCTCGCCGCGCCGGACGGACCGTTCGGCGAGATCCACGCGCCGCCCGAGGTCGGCGAGCCCGGTGGTGCGGGCAACCGCGTAGATCGTGGCCGCGACGGCGGTGAGGGCGAGCGCGGCGTGCAGCGCGAGCGCGACTCCGTGCTCCGCGAGGACCCTTGGCCAGTGGGGCGCGAGGTATTCGAGGCGGGCACCGCCGATCAGGAACGCGGATCCGGCGATTGCGGCGGTGAGTCCCGCGCTGATCTTCCAGGGCTGCATCGTGGTTCTCCTTCTTCTTCAGAGTTCGACTGTGGCGGGATCGCGGTCGGCCGGACCACGGAGCCAGGAGCCGCTGTC from Candidatus Palauibacter soopunensis harbors:
- a CDS encoding site-specific integrase — protein: MARTKRDRRSYSAGEWGRNRVRVFPDPKTGLFQIEWRENGRRLTRSLKHRDWRRAKRQADEAAAGFAKPEPNGKQKDADPGPLTLETLFDIYGEEVTPTKGIHTQRHDRTAMRMFLGLYGRNRDPATLSQRDWDRFILARRSGRIGPSGRPVSDRMIECDLRFLIAVFNWAAKSKDERGRPLLVANPFRGLKIPTEKNPVRVVLSEAEYQALLKASKQVNWRFRVALVLAHETGHRIGAVRQLRWSDIDFEGRTIRWRAEHEKTGYEHRTPVTAEAVAVLEMARRESAKGGHAPVMPSPRDPASCVKSSLVRAWWERAEALAGLEPKRGRGWHSLRRKFASDLMHQPLKVLCELGGWKSAKTVLRCYQQADEAQLRTALEDRRRAAV